One genomic window of Myxococcus virescens includes the following:
- a CDS encoding DUF4336 domain-containing protein, whose protein sequence is MTADLEWNDGVRPYVPLSTLKPVADGVWWVDGPVARMRVGPVSLPFPTRMVIVRLNSGGLWLWSPTAPTPELFEQVDALGPVEHLVSPNRFHYAGIPAWKARYPRATAWASPGVRERARSQRIGVPFDVDLDDAAPSAWSTELGQLIFRGSRFVEEVVFFHGASSTLILADLVMALEPERLRPGLRWLLTLGGTMWPGQTPREVRGTTWGRIAQARACYQRMMAWQPRRVLLAHGRCYLDEGMAPLERAFSWLR, encoded by the coding sequence ATGACCGCCGACCTCGAATGGAACGATGGGGTGCGTCCCTATGTGCCGCTTTCCACCCTCAAGCCGGTCGCGGACGGCGTCTGGTGGGTGGACGGGCCGGTGGCGAGGATGCGCGTGGGCCCCGTCTCCCTGCCGTTCCCGACGCGCATGGTCATCGTTCGCCTGAATTCGGGAGGCTTGTGGCTCTGGTCGCCCACGGCTCCAACGCCCGAGTTGTTCGAACAGGTCGACGCACTCGGCCCGGTGGAACATCTCGTCTCTCCGAACCGGTTCCACTACGCGGGCATCCCGGCCTGGAAGGCACGCTATCCGCGCGCGACGGCCTGGGCATCTCCGGGCGTTCGCGAGCGGGCGCGCTCCCAGCGGATTGGCGTCCCATTCGATGTCGACCTCGACGACGCCGCGCCCTCGGCCTGGTCCACGGAGTTGGGCCAGCTCATCTTCCGGGGCAGCCGCTTCGTGGAAGAGGTGGTGTTCTTCCACGGTGCGTCCTCGACCTTGATTCTCGCGGACCTGGTCATGGCGTTGGAGCCAGAGCGTCTCCGGCCTGGCCTGAGATGGCTGCTGACGCTCGGCGGGACGATGTGGCCGGGGCAGACGCCACGCGAGGTGCGGGGGACGACCTGGGGCCGGATCGCGCAGGCGCGCGCCTGCTACCAGCGGATGATGGCATGGCAGCCTCGTCGGGTGCTCCTCGCGCACGGCCGCTGCTATCTCGATGAGGGGATGGCCCCGCTCGAGCGCGCCTTCTCCTGGCTGCGCTGA
- a CDS encoding error-prone DNA polymerase: protein MDYAELVCRSNFSFLRGASHPEELVATAARLGLGALALTDADGLYGVVKAHLAAKEHGVRLILGAELTLEDGPPVVVYAADGTGYSNLCALVSQSRMTHPKGEAGLPWRAVADRSAGLLALLPAPAPFEQVVSLAEAFPERFHVGICRTLSAGDAEREARAERLALELGVPLVAHNDVHTHHRRRQALQDVLVSIRHGTSVDRAGTRLLPNAERTLKSPRDMARLFADRPEALARAAELASRCHASLDDLHYRFPEEDLPEGRTADAHLRVLTYEGLRFRYPEGVPPAVVKQIEHELKLIAALDFAGYFLALWDIVRFARARGILCQGRGSAANSAVCYALQITAIDPVRMGLLFERFLSMERKEPPDIDVDFEHERREEVLQYVYEKHGRRHAGMVCEVICYRGRLALRETGKALGLSLDQVDRLSKVSASNGFDVTPDVLREAGLSAEDGRVQKTLALAMELEGFPRHLSIHVGGFVMTREPLTELVPVENAAMPGRTVIQWEKDDINAVGLLKVDLLALGMLTALSKCFALIREHHGRELSLATVPAEDPKVYDMLCEADTVGVFQIESRAQMNMLPRLRPRTFYDLVVEIALIRPGPIVGNMVHPFLRRRNGQEQVEYPSEAVKAILGKTLGVPLFQEQAMKLAMVAAGFTAGEADGLRRVLSHKRAESMLLQYRGRFVEGCVSRGYTRKQAEEWFDNFRGFAHYGFPESHSASFALIAYASSWLKCHYPAAFTAALLNSQPMGFYAPHTLVADAQRHGVEVRPVDVRHSSWDCTLEEGGAALRLGLRMVKGLGESAGRRVATARREGFRDVGDLARWSRAPRHELTRLALAGALSSLCGSRRQALWELQALGPLDSDDLFFGMAMDGTAVELPSMDVLERVCADYDTVGLSLEKHPLELLRPVLKQQGAVTAEGLKKVAHGRRVAVGGMLICRQRPPTAKGICFISLEDETGIANLVVPPDVYERCRKDIHGALFLVGEGVLERSGKVTNVKSSRVASLHGQRGTLPGR, encoded by the coding sequence GTGGACTACGCCGAGCTGGTCTGCCGCTCCAACTTCTCGTTCCTTCGCGGGGCCTCGCATCCGGAAGAGCTGGTGGCCACGGCCGCGAGGCTCGGGCTGGGTGCGCTCGCGCTGACGGACGCGGATGGCCTGTACGGCGTGGTGAAGGCGCACCTGGCCGCGAAGGAGCACGGGGTGCGGCTCATCCTGGGCGCCGAGCTGACGCTGGAGGACGGCCCACCGGTGGTGGTGTACGCGGCGGATGGGACGGGGTACTCGAACCTGTGCGCCCTGGTGTCCCAGAGCCGGATGACCCACCCCAAGGGCGAGGCCGGGCTGCCGTGGCGCGCGGTGGCGGACCGGTCCGCGGGGCTGCTCGCGCTCCTTCCCGCGCCCGCGCCCTTCGAGCAGGTCGTCTCGCTGGCGGAGGCCTTCCCGGAGCGCTTCCACGTCGGCATCTGCCGGACCCTGTCCGCGGGAGACGCGGAACGCGAGGCCCGGGCGGAGCGGCTGGCGCTGGAGCTCGGCGTGCCGCTGGTCGCGCACAACGACGTGCACACGCACCACCGCCGGCGGCAGGCCTTGCAGGACGTGCTGGTGTCCATCCGCCACGGGACGTCGGTGGACCGGGCGGGGACGCGGCTGTTGCCCAACGCGGAGCGGACGCTGAAGTCCCCACGGGACATGGCGCGCCTGTTCGCGGACCGGCCGGAGGCCCTGGCGCGCGCGGCGGAGCTGGCCTCGCGCTGCCACGCCTCATTGGATGACTTGCACTACCGCTTCCCGGAAGAGGACCTGCCCGAAGGTCGCACCGCGGACGCGCACCTGCGCGTGCTGACATACGAAGGACTGCGGTTCCGCTATCCGGAAGGGGTGCCCCCGGCGGTGGTGAAGCAGATTGAACACGAGCTGAAGCTCATCGCCGCGTTGGACTTCGCCGGCTACTTCCTGGCGCTGTGGGACATCGTCCGCTTCGCCAGGGCCCGGGGGATTCTCTGCCAGGGGCGGGGGAGCGCGGCGAACTCGGCGGTCTGCTACGCGCTGCAGATCACCGCCATCGACCCGGTGCGGATGGGCCTGTTGTTCGAGCGCTTCCTGAGCATGGAGCGCAAGGAGCCGCCAGACATCGACGTGGACTTCGAGCACGAGCGCCGCGAGGAGGTCCTCCAGTATGTCTACGAGAAGCACGGGCGCCGGCACGCGGGCATGGTGTGCGAGGTCATCTGCTACCGGGGCCGGCTGGCGCTGCGTGAGACGGGCAAGGCGCTGGGCCTGTCGTTGGACCAGGTGGACCGGCTGTCGAAGGTGTCCGCGTCGAACGGCTTCGACGTGACGCCGGACGTGCTGCGCGAGGCGGGCCTGTCCGCGGAGGACGGCCGGGTCCAGAAGACGCTGGCGCTGGCCATGGAGCTGGAGGGCTTTCCCCGGCACCTGTCCATCCACGTGGGCGGCTTCGTGATGACACGCGAGCCGCTGACGGAGCTGGTGCCGGTGGAGAACGCGGCGATGCCGGGCCGCACCGTCATCCAGTGGGAGAAGGACGACATCAACGCGGTGGGGCTGCTGAAGGTGGACCTGCTGGCGCTGGGCATGCTGACGGCGCTGTCGAAGTGCTTCGCGCTGATTCGCGAGCACCACGGGCGGGAGCTGTCCCTGGCGACGGTGCCGGCCGAGGACCCGAAGGTCTACGACATGCTGTGCGAGGCGGACACGGTGGGCGTGTTCCAGATTGAGAGCCGGGCACAGATGAACATGCTGCCCAGGCTTCGACCGAGGACGTTCTACGACCTGGTGGTGGAGATCGCGCTCATCCGCCCGGGGCCCATCGTCGGCAACATGGTGCATCCCTTCCTGCGCCGGCGGAACGGCCAGGAGCAGGTGGAGTACCCGAGCGAGGCGGTGAAGGCGATTCTCGGCAAGACGCTGGGGGTGCCGCTCTTCCAGGAACAGGCGATGAAGCTGGCCATGGTGGCGGCGGGCTTCACCGCGGGCGAGGCGGACGGACTGCGGCGGGTGCTGAGCCACAAGCGCGCCGAATCCATGCTGCTGCAATACCGGGGGCGCTTCGTGGAGGGCTGCGTGTCGCGAGGGTACACACGCAAACAAGCCGAGGAGTGGTTCGACAACTTCCGGGGCTTCGCGCACTACGGCTTCCCGGAGAGTCATTCAGCGAGCTTCGCGTTGATTGCGTATGCGTCCAGCTGGCTGAAGTGCCACTACCCGGCGGCCTTCACGGCGGCGCTGTTGAACTCACAGCCCATGGGCTTCTATGCGCCGCACACGTTGGTGGCGGACGCGCAGCGGCATGGCGTGGAGGTGCGGCCGGTGGACGTGCGGCACTCGAGCTGGGACTGCACGCTGGAGGAGGGCGGGGCTGCATTGCGGCTGGGGCTCCGGATGGTGAAGGGCCTGGGCGAGTCCGCGGGGCGGCGCGTGGCGACGGCGAGGCGCGAGGGCTTCCGTGACGTGGGGGACCTGGCGCGGTGGTCGCGGGCGCCCCGGCACGAGCTGACGCGGTTGGCCCTGGCGGGCGCCCTGTCATCGCTGTGTGGCTCCCGGCGTCAGGCGTTGTGGGAACTCCAGGCGCTGGGGCCGCTGGACTCGGATGACCTGTTCTTCGGCATGGCCATGGACGGAACGGCGGTGGAGCTGCCGTCCATGGATGTGCTGGAGCGGGTCTGCGCGGACTACGACACGGTGGGACTCTCGCTGGAGAAGCATCCGCTGGAGCTGCTGCGTCCGGTGCTGAAGCAGCAAGGCGCGGTGACGGCGGAGGGACTGAAGAAGGTGGCCCACGGGCGGAGGGTGGCGGTGGGAGGCATGCTCATCTGCCGCCAGCGTCCACCCACGGCCAAGGGTATCTGCTTCATCTCCCTGGAGGACGAGACGGGCATCGCGAACCTGGTGGTGCCTCCGGACGTGTACGAGCGGTGCCGGAAGGACATCCATGGCGCGCTCTTCCTGGTGGGAGAAGGCGTCCTGGAGCGCTCCGGCAAGGTGACGAACGTGAAGTCCAGTCGAGTGGCGTCATTGCATGGACAGCGGGGTACGCTGCCTGGGCGATGA
- a CDS encoding SPFH domain-containing protein, protein MEIVTIFGIFAVILVGVAATGIRIVPQAKVMVVERLGKFYKTASSGLNYLVPFVDAPRAIEMRTGNRFMRSNLVDLREQVMGFDTVQVITHDNVNMEVGSVIYYQIVEPAKALYQVENLALAIEQLTMTNLRNIMGGLTLDQTLTSRETVNTKLRIVLDEATEKWGVKVTRVELREIEPPQAIKAAMAKQMTAERERRAEVTKAEGDKAAAILQAEGEKISRILRAEAERDAEIARAEGHKRATMLQAEGKAEATRLVFEAIHNGRATPEVLALRYMETLQELGKGDNKIFVPYEATATLGAVATLKEVFAQTGDAARPAPAPARSAASLSPQAIARNTVVPEHATLPGSTSAVAPRRPRPALDTQDD, encoded by the coding sequence ATGGAAATCGTGACGATTTTCGGCATCTTCGCGGTCATCCTGGTGGGCGTCGCCGCCACCGGCATCCGCATCGTTCCGCAGGCCAAGGTCATGGTCGTGGAGCGGCTGGGCAAGTTCTACAAGACGGCCAGCAGCGGCCTCAATTACCTCGTCCCCTTCGTGGATGCCCCCCGCGCCATCGAGATGCGCACGGGCAACCGCTTCATGCGCAGCAACCTCGTGGACCTGCGCGAGCAGGTCATGGGCTTCGACACCGTCCAGGTCATCACCCACGACAACGTCAACATGGAGGTCGGCTCGGTCATCTACTACCAGATCGTCGAGCCCGCGAAGGCGCTCTACCAGGTGGAGAACCTCGCGCTCGCCATCGAGCAGCTCACGATGACGAACCTGCGCAACATCATGGGCGGGCTGACGCTGGACCAGACGCTCACCAGCCGCGAGACGGTCAACACCAAGCTGCGCATCGTGCTGGACGAGGCCACCGAGAAGTGGGGCGTCAAGGTGACGCGCGTGGAGCTGCGCGAAATCGAGCCGCCCCAGGCCATCAAGGCCGCCATGGCCAAGCAGATGACCGCCGAGCGTGAGCGCCGCGCCGAGGTCACCAAGGCCGAGGGCGACAAGGCCGCCGCCATCCTCCAGGCCGAGGGCGAGAAGATCTCCCGCATCCTCCGCGCCGAGGCCGAACGCGACGCCGAGATTGCCCGCGCCGAAGGCCACAAGCGCGCCACCATGCTGCAGGCCGAAGGCAAGGCCGAGGCCACCCGGCTCGTCTTCGAGGCCATCCACAACGGCCGCGCCACTCCCGAGGTGCTCGCGCTGCGCTACATGGAGACCCTCCAGGAGCTGGGCAAGGGCGACAACAAGATCTTCGTCCCCTACGAGGCCACCGCCACCCTGGGCGCCGTCGCCACCCTCAAGGAGGTCTTCGCGCAGACGGGGGATGCCGCCAGGCCCGCCCCGGCGCCGGCCCGCTCCGCCGCGAGCCTGAGCCCCCAGGCCATTGCCCGGAACACGGTGGTCCCCGAACACGCCACCCTCCCCGGCAGCACGTCCGCCGTGGCCCCTCGGCGCCCGCGGCCCGCCCTGGACACGCAGGACGACTGA
- a CDS encoding NAD-dependent epimerase/dehydratase family protein, with translation MRVLVTGAAGFIAHHVSARLLARGDAIIGVDNLDPSGDVALKQARLTRLGTLPGATGFTFRPVDVNDSASLRALFEEMRPEAVVHLAARVGVRAPAGTAQAYVDANVSGFLQVLEQASAARVRHLVYASSSSVYGAGSVPPFQEGAAADHPLSVYAATKRADELLAHAYSHLHGLPTSGLRFFTVYGPWGRPDMAPLRFLRAIRDGTELALHGDGRMQRDFTYVEDVAEAVVRVLDRPPPGAARHRVLNVGRGEPVSVRAFLSVLERLLGARARVKPTPAQPGEMDATWADPSALERETGFRPRVSVEEGLARLVAWFHEQSGT, from the coding sequence ATGCGGGTACTCGTCACGGGAGCTGCGGGCTTCATTGCCCACCACGTCAGCGCGCGGCTGCTGGCGCGCGGTGATGCCATCATCGGCGTGGACAACCTGGACCCGTCCGGAGACGTGGCGTTGAAGCAGGCCCGGCTGACGCGGCTCGGCACGCTGCCGGGGGCGACGGGCTTCACCTTCCGTCCCGTGGACGTTAACGACAGCGCCTCGCTGCGAGCGCTCTTCGAGGAGATGCGCCCCGAGGCCGTGGTGCACCTGGCCGCGCGTGTGGGCGTGCGGGCGCCAGCGGGCACCGCGCAGGCATACGTGGACGCCAACGTGTCGGGGTTCCTCCAGGTGCTGGAGCAGGCCAGTGCCGCCCGGGTGCGGCACCTGGTCTACGCGTCCTCCAGCTCCGTGTATGGCGCGGGCTCGGTGCCGCCGTTCCAGGAAGGCGCCGCGGCGGACCATCCGCTCAGCGTCTACGCGGCCACAAAGCGCGCCGATGAACTGCTGGCGCACGCGTACAGCCATCTGCACGGGCTCCCCACCAGTGGCCTGCGCTTCTTCACGGTGTACGGCCCCTGGGGACGACCCGACATGGCCCCCCTGCGCTTTCTCCGGGCCATCCGTGACGGCACCGAGCTGGCCCTGCATGGCGACGGCCGGATGCAGCGCGACTTCACCTACGTGGAGGACGTGGCGGAGGCCGTGGTGCGCGTGCTGGACCGGCCGCCCCCAGGGGCGGCTCGCCATCGCGTCCTCAACGTGGGCCGGGGCGAGCCTGTTTCGGTGCGGGCCTTCCTCTCCGTCCTGGAGCGGCTCCTGGGCGCCCGGGCGCGGGTGAAGCCCACGCCCGCGCAGCCTGGGGAGATGGACGCGACCTGGGCGGACCCTTCCGCGCTGGAGCGGGAGACGGGATTCCGGCCGCGCGTCTCCGTGGAGGAGGGGCTGGCTCGGCTGGTGGCGTGGTTCCACGAACAGTCGGGCACCTGA
- a CDS encoding acyl-CoA dehydrogenase family protein: protein MSFFQEPPRLGNQYDDDALLQSYLARTLPEDLRHALTDEFRELGALGGDYFYRFQLRDRLNEPELTQWDAWGHRVDHIEVSPLWKEAEALAARRGLVATAYEQKNAELSRVHQFILNYLVQASLDVYSCPLAMTDGAARSLLTLGNTALIDRALPHLTSRDPATAWTSGQWMTERTGGSDVGLTQTVARQTPEGWRLSGTKWFTSATTAQMALTLARPEGNGPGGKGLALFYVETRDAAGRLNGIQINRLKDKLGTRKVPTAELTLDGALAIPVAGLTDGIRNMAWMLNVTRTWNAVGSAWAMRRALALARDYAQRRVQFGAKLADKPLHMDTLAGLEAEFQAGFLLAFRAVELLGRMEAKAATEQELLLQRLVTPLAKLTTGRQVVHVTSEVAEAFGGAGYVEDTGIPRLQADAQVLSIWEGTTNVLSLDTLRALAKEGALEAFFHEVEGRLGQTRDAGLRPCVDAAQGALEHARAWVAGAMEDPATLEAGARRFSLTLGRTLELALLCAHAQWCLDHGHGPRSKAAARRFASHGVDLIQPAASLEDVRLLA from the coding sequence GATTACTTCTACCGCTTCCAGCTCCGCGATCGGCTGAACGAGCCGGAGCTGACCCAGTGGGATGCGTGGGGCCACCGCGTCGACCACATCGAGGTGTCGCCGCTGTGGAAGGAAGCCGAGGCCCTGGCCGCGCGGCGCGGACTGGTGGCCACGGCCTACGAGCAGAAGAACGCCGAGCTCAGCCGCGTCCACCAGTTCATCCTCAACTACCTCGTGCAGGCGTCGCTGGACGTGTACTCGTGCCCGCTGGCGATGACGGACGGCGCGGCGCGCTCGTTGCTCACGCTGGGCAACACGGCGCTCATCGACCGCGCCCTGCCCCACCTGACGTCCCGGGACCCGGCCACGGCGTGGACGTCCGGTCAGTGGATGACGGAGCGCACCGGCGGCTCGGACGTGGGCCTCACGCAGACAGTGGCCCGGCAGACCCCGGAGGGCTGGCGGCTGTCTGGAACGAAGTGGTTCACCTCCGCGACGACGGCGCAGATGGCGCTCACGCTGGCGCGTCCGGAAGGCAACGGCCCCGGCGGCAAGGGCCTGGCCCTGTTCTACGTGGAGACACGGGACGCGGCCGGAAGACTCAATGGCATCCAGATCAACCGGCTCAAAGACAAACTGGGAACGCGCAAGGTGCCCACGGCGGAGCTGACCTTGGATGGCGCGCTGGCCATTCCCGTGGCGGGGCTGACGGATGGCATCCGGAACATGGCGTGGATGCTGAATGTGACACGCACCTGGAACGCGGTGGGCTCCGCATGGGCCATGCGCCGGGCGCTGGCCCTGGCCCGGGACTACGCCCAGCGGCGGGTGCAGTTCGGCGCGAAGCTGGCGGACAAGCCGCTGCACATGGACACCCTGGCGGGGCTGGAGGCGGAGTTCCAGGCGGGGTTCCTGCTGGCCTTCCGCGCCGTGGAGCTGCTGGGCCGCATGGAGGCGAAGGCGGCCACCGAGCAGGAGCTGCTCCTGCAGCGGCTGGTGACGCCCCTGGCGAAGCTGACCACCGGTCGGCAGGTGGTGCACGTCACCTCCGAAGTCGCGGAGGCCTTCGGCGGCGCGGGCTACGTGGAAGACACGGGCATTCCGCGGCTCCAGGCCGACGCCCAGGTGCTGTCCATCTGGGAAGGCACCACGAACGTCCTCTCCCTGGACACCCTGCGCGCCCTGGCGAAGGAAGGCGCGCTGGAGGCGTTCTTCCACGAGGTGGAGGGCCGCCTGGGCCAGACCCGGGACGCGGGCCTGCGGCCCTGTGTCGACGCGGCCCAGGGCGCGCTGGAGCACGCGCGGGCCTGGGTGGCCGGTGCCATGGAGGACCCCGCAACCCTGGAGGCTGGCGCCCGGCGCTTCTCGCTGACGCTGGGACGGACGCTGGAGCTGGCCTTGCTCTGCGCCCATGCGCAGTGGTGCCTGGACCACGGCCACGGCCCCCGGAGCAAGGCGGCGGCACGGCGCTTCGCCTCGCACGGCGTGGACCTCATCCAACCGGCCGCGAGCCTGGAGGATGTCCGGCTCCTGGCCTGA
- a CDS encoding ATP-binding cassette domain-containing protein yields the protein MSSVRAHRVSFAFSDAVPVLSDVDFHLSPGWTGLVGANGAGKSTLLRLLAGELTPTEGHLQFEPSAPTLRLCRQEVEALTPDISAFAESWDSVARRLHGQLGLDVTALERWPTLSPGERKRWQVGAALAAEPHLLLLDEPTNHLDAEARTWLVSALRRFRGLGIVVSHDRDLLESLTTSTLRVHHGSARLWPGAYTAARAHWEAEREAEIATHQQARAEQRRAAHLLDQARREQQSADAARHTRKRLKNKYDNDARSMGAKVVAGWAEAGAGRRVGNARRELERVSEAVGEFTADKTVGRSVFLDYVRAPNPWLFTLDVPGLRAGDVELLGPVNLSVSREARVRIEGPNGAGKSTLVRALLENARIPLERVLYLPQDVSADEARATLDAVRALPPEERGRVLSLVAALGVDPERLLASEQPSPGEVRKLLIARGLGQHAWALVLDEPTNHLDLPSIERLEAALREYPGALMLVTHDTSFAQACTSEVWRVEHGQVTVTSG from the coding sequence ATGTCTTCCGTGCGCGCGCACCGCGTTTCGTTCGCTTTTTCTGACGCCGTTCCCGTCCTCTCTGATGTCGACTTCCACCTGTCCCCTGGCTGGACGGGGCTCGTGGGTGCCAATGGCGCCGGCAAGTCCACCCTGCTCCGGCTGTTGGCGGGAGAGCTGACGCCTACCGAGGGGCACCTTCAGTTCGAGCCCTCCGCCCCCACCCTCCGCCTCTGCCGGCAGGAGGTGGAGGCGCTGACGCCCGACATCTCCGCCTTCGCGGAGTCGTGGGACTCCGTCGCGCGGCGGCTGCACGGCCAGCTGGGCCTGGACGTCACCGCGCTGGAGCGCTGGCCCACGCTGTCTCCGGGCGAGCGCAAGCGGTGGCAGGTGGGCGCCGCCCTGGCCGCGGAGCCCCATTTGCTGCTCCTGGACGAGCCCACCAACCACCTGGATGCGGAGGCCCGCACATGGCTGGTCTCCGCGCTGCGCCGCTTCCGGGGCCTGGGCATCGTGGTGTCACACGACCGTGACCTGCTGGAGTCCCTCACCACCTCCACGCTGCGCGTCCACCATGGCAGCGCGCGGCTGTGGCCCGGCGCATACACCGCCGCGCGGGCGCACTGGGAAGCCGAGCGTGAGGCTGAAATCGCCACCCACCAGCAAGCCCGCGCCGAACAACGCCGTGCGGCGCATCTGCTGGACCAGGCCCGGCGCGAGCAACAGTCCGCGGATGCCGCACGGCACACCCGCAAGCGACTGAAGAACAAATACGACAACGACGCCCGCTCCATGGGCGCCAAGGTCGTTGCCGGCTGGGCGGAAGCTGGGGCCGGACGGCGCGTGGGCAATGCACGGCGCGAGCTGGAGCGCGTCAGTGAGGCCGTGGGCGAGTTCACCGCGGACAAGACGGTGGGCCGCTCCGTCTTCCTGGACTACGTGCGCGCGCCGAACCCGTGGCTCTTCACGCTGGACGTGCCCGGCCTCCGCGCCGGTGACGTGGAGCTGCTGGGCCCCGTGAATCTCTCCGTGAGCCGCGAAGCCCGCGTGCGCATCGAAGGGCCCAACGGCGCCGGCAAGAGCACCCTGGTGCGCGCACTGCTGGAGAACGCGCGCATTCCGCTGGAGCGCGTGCTCTACCTGCCCCAGGACGTCAGCGCGGACGAGGCCCGGGCCACGCTGGACGCCGTGCGCGCACTGCCGCCCGAGGAACGCGGACGCGTGCTGTCACTCGTCGCGGCGCTCGGCGTGGACCCGGAGCGGCTGCTCGCCTCCGAGCAGCCCTCCCCCGGCGAGGTGCGCAAGCTCCTCATCGCCCGGGGACTGGGCCAACACGCCTGGGCCCTGGTGCTGGACGAGCCCACCAACCACCTGGACCTGCCGTCCATCGAACGGCTGGAGGCGGCGCTGCGCGAGTACCCCGGCGCGCTGATGCTCGTCACGCATGACACGTCCTTCGCCCAGGCCTGCACCTCCGAGGTGTGGCGCGTGGAGCATGGTCAGGTGACGGTGACGTCCGGGTAG
- a CDS encoding NfeD family protein: MDLTPTAWQLWLIAALLLGALELQLTSFMVLWLAVGALASSIGAALGLSLNGQLYLFTAVSVALFAASRTLFKSVFMRDATHLKTGIEAMLGQEAVVVESLGDPLGGTVRINGELWTARSLSGPVPEGELVTVEQVEGLKLWVRRPTASLPVPPGDPRKE; encoded by the coding sequence ATGGACCTCACTCCCACCGCGTGGCAGCTCTGGCTGATCGCGGCGCTCCTCCTGGGAGCGCTGGAGCTCCAGCTCACCAGCTTCATGGTCCTCTGGCTCGCCGTGGGGGCGCTGGCCTCCTCGATCGGGGCGGCATTGGGCCTGAGCCTCAACGGCCAGCTCTACCTGTTCACCGCCGTCTCCGTCGCCCTGTTCGCGGCCTCCCGCACCCTCTTCAAAAGCGTTTTCATGCGCGACGCCACGCATTTGAAGACAGGGATCGAGGCCATGCTCGGCCAGGAGGCGGTGGTGGTGGAGTCCCTGGGCGACCCGCTCGGGGGCACGGTGCGCATCAATGGCGAGCTGTGGACGGCGCGCTCCCTGTCGGGCCCGGTGCCCGAGGGCGAACTCGTCACGGTGGAGCAGGTGGAAGGTCTCAAACTCTGGGTGCGCCGACCGACGGCGTCGTTGCCGGTTCCCCCAGGGGACCCGAGGAAGGAGTAG
- a CDS encoding GNAT family N-acetyltransferase: MVEVRTFEGDAKEASQFINSVWQRTYGVKMGLTVWDERFFDWLIFSNPLADRDYLLGAYSKGKLVGAFLAEPAKIQLGPRQVDGTYGSWVSVAPESRGQGIGIKLSDTMQARHRERGAALTLGCVAGGTLGQGFWGQRSHTRYLNDLGMWLHVFNTEKAVRWSLSVAERAFLTFTRPLHHRGFLAARADGIRAYQPRDLPQCMTLVQKMMRPVNLGYAYTSERLAHQLQFRDIPRTFVLERDGVIQGMVNYYTLQMTARGLLTTGLVDLLAFQDGLPFSEQRRLLWVAMQDMVAQGADCAAMLRTPCTPAHLMLRSGWLPFPGGSRVTCLLTTPDVELPASPRVFMHLR; this comes from the coding sequence ATGGTTGAGGTCCGCACCTTCGAGGGTGACGCGAAGGAAGCATCCCAGTTCATCAACAGCGTCTGGCAGCGCACCTACGGCGTGAAGATGGGACTGACAGTCTGGGACGAGCGCTTCTTCGACTGGCTGATCTTCAGCAATCCCCTAGCGGACCGGGACTATCTGCTGGGGGCGTATTCAAAGGGCAAGCTGGTGGGGGCCTTCCTGGCGGAGCCGGCGAAAATCCAGCTTGGCCCGCGGCAGGTGGATGGCACCTACGGGAGCTGGGTCAGCGTGGCGCCGGAGAGCCGGGGCCAGGGAATTGGCATCAAGCTGTCGGACACCATGCAGGCGCGCCACCGCGAGCGTGGCGCCGCGCTCACCTTGGGCTGCGTGGCTGGCGGCACCCTGGGCCAGGGCTTCTGGGGCCAGCGGAGCCACACGCGCTACCTCAACGACCTGGGCATGTGGCTGCACGTCTTCAACACGGAGAAGGCGGTCCGCTGGTCGCTGAGCGTCGCCGAGCGTGCGTTTCTCACCTTCACGCGTCCGCTCCACCACCGGGGCTTCCTGGCGGCGCGCGCCGACGGCATCCGGGCCTACCAACCCCGGGACCTGCCGCAGTGCATGACCCTGGTCCAGAAGATGATGCGGCCGGTGAACCTGGGCTACGCCTACACCTCGGAGCGCCTGGCCCACCAGCTCCAGTTCCGTGACATCCCGCGCACCTTCGTCCTGGAGCGAGATGGCGTCATCCAAGGCATGGTCAACTACTACACCCTCCAGATGACGGCCCGAGGCCTCCTGACGACAGGACTGGTGGACCTGCTCGCCTTCCAGGACGGGCTGCCCTTTTCGGAGCAACGGAGGCTGCTGTGGGTGGCCATGCAGGACATGGTAGCCCAGGGCGCCGACTGCGCGGCGATGCTGCGGACCCCGTGCACGCCGGCCCACCTGATGCTGCGCTCCGGGTGGTTGCCATTCCCCGGGGGCTCCCGGGTGACATGCCTGCTCACCACCCCCGACGTGGAGCTGCCTGCCTCACCCCGGGTGTTCATGCACCTGCGCTGA